From Danaus plexippus chromosome 11, MEX_DaPlex, whole genome shotgun sequence, the proteins below share one genomic window:
- the LOC116765944 gene encoding X-linked retinitis pigmentosa GTPase regulator-like has translation MDGQLVRGRAVDPWQWTSEPNDAMTDDIPETGAVFTFGKSHFADNEPSHFFIKNDPIVAISCGDEHSAVICEKGRVFVFGANAWGQLGLGHKDEVTRPSCVKFLKPHRATFVACGRAHTVFVTDTNAIYSVGCNDEGQLGSGDLEHHSVPQYVDLEVTVKQVSAGSNHTALLTEDGRVFVCGSNSEGQLGLGEDRRSALSFTELKFMESIAFVECGYYHTVFITAKGAVFVTGDNENQKLGIQNTSSILYVPQVLPLDVQIKSACCGANHTFLLSMDESKILAFGSNEKGQLGMPKEVVNVTLPTEIDMEKMFDGYQLKLVACGAMHTAFVTDNGLLYTCGEGRHNKLCLEETDDNTNSNDLPNQYTPMRVTAMNGFVIDNVACGGCHTLLTATKGSNVDFTNNDFSIISEENRPVSLTELPPLQKLPAMNKNEDIADFVNENTETKNADLMNGNNNEETKSIDSLEANVSGSHIVDINDLDNENKSLHEEKNINEACDGLKKDIKNDFDHAVDGVTKVVQGTGTKIEEMVQNNTRKILTQAEAVEDVIKKTVADKVPGLHHDERKVLDIPNKMEETTNSPPPKSPIIQDLLDIPDISHVSPMLSKHSDDGQKSETGQSENETIPCGSDKSSPQAKTKTQAVMPTVRSEDHEGEEHGDVVVHKLEEKGRLARIFQTIRDKEHSCMGKGKVIEEKVVENINKGIGDAEETVHRVEERVETEIRNHTNSRTCTIL, from the exons ATGGACGGTCAGTTAGTCCGCGGTCGCGCGGTCGATCCGTGGCAATGGACTAGCGAGCCCAACGACGCCATGACTGACGATATACCAG AAACCGGTGCAGTGTTCACATTCGGCAAATCACATTTTGCTGACAACGAACCCAGccatttctttataaagaaCGATCCCATAGTCGCCATATCATGTGGGGATGAACACAGTGCTGTCATATGTG AGAAGGGTAGAGTATTCGTTTTTGGCGCTAACGCCTGGGGACAGCTGGGTTTGGGGCATAAAGATGAAGTAACCCGTCCGAGTTGCGTCAAATTTCTCAAGCCTCACCGAGCCACGTTTGTGGCTTGTGGACGCGCGCACACTGTATTTGTTACAG ATACGAACGCCATATACTCAGTGGGTTGTAACGACGAGGGCCAGCTAGGTTCGGGTGACCTTGAACATCATAGTGTTCCTCAGTATGTAGACCTGGAAGTGACGGTTAAGCAGGTCTCCGCCGGCAGCAATCACACCGCCCTGCTAACTG AGGACGGGCGTGTGTTCGTGTGTGGCTCAAACTCGGAAGGTCAGTTGGGGCTGGGCGAGGACAGACGCTCGGCGCTCTCCTTCACCGAGTTGAAGTTCATGGAGAGCATCGCGTTCGTTGAGTGCGGATATTATCACACGGTGTTCATTACag CTAAAGGAGCAGTTTTCGTTACCGGTGACaatgaaaatcaaaaactGGGCATTCAGAACACATCAAGTATTTTATACGTACCCCAAGTCCTACCTTTGGACGTCCAGATTAAGAGCGCTTGTTGCGGTGCTAACCATACATTTCTGTTGTCTATGGACGAATCAAAGATTCTCGCTTTTGGATCTAACGAAAAAGGTCAACTTGGAATGCCAAAAGAAGTGGTTAACGTGACCCTCCCCACGGAGATAGATATGGAGAAAATGTTCGACGGCTATCAGCTCAAACTTGTGGCTTGTGGCGCTATGCATACCGCTTTCGTTACAG ACAATGGCCTGCTATACACGTGCGGCGAGGGGCGACACAATAAACTCTGTCTGGAGGAAACGGACGATAACACCAACTCCAACGACCTCCCCAATCAATACACACCGATGCGGGTCACCGCTATGAACGGCTTTGTAATAGACAACGTCGCCTGTGGTGGCTGCCACACGCTACTCACAGCGACTAAAGGATCCAACGTCGACTTCACCAACAACGACTTCAGTATCATAAGCGAAGAAAATAGACCTGTCTCCTTAACAGAACTGCCTCCCTTACAAAAACTTCCGGCTATGAACAAAAACGAAGATATAGCGGATTTTGTCAACGAAAATACAGAGACTAAGAACGCAGATCTCATGAACGGgaataataatgaagaaaCAAAATCTATTGATTCGTTAGAGGCTAATGTGAGTGGATCACACATCGTCgatataaatgatttagataatgaaaataaaagtttacatgaagaaaaaaacataaacgAAGCGTGCGACGGTTTAAAAAAGGATATAAAAAACGATTTCGATCATGCTGTAGATGGTGTTACCAAAGTAGTCCAAGGAACAGGAACTAAAATAGAAGAAATGGTTCAAAACAATACACGAAAAATACTTACGCAAGCAGAAGCTGTAGaggatgtaataaaaaagactGTAGCCGATAAAGTGCCCGGCTTACACCACGACGAACGGAAGGTTCTGGATATACCCAACAAAATGGAAGAGACGACCAACTCACCGCCACCGAAATCACCGATCATACAAGACTTGCTAGACATACCCGACATATCTCACGTGAGTCCTATGTTGAGTAAACACAGCGACGACGGACAAAAGAGTGAGACGGGCCAGTCGGAAAACGAGACCATACCGTGCGGCTCAGACAAGTCCAGCCCCCAGGCTAAAACTAAAACTCAGGCTGTGATGCCCACAGTTCGGAGCGAAGATCACGAGGGAGAGGAACACGGGGACGTCGTGGTCCACAAACTCGAAGAGAAGGGACGTTTAGCAAGAATCTTTCAAACCATACGAGACAAAGAACACTCCTGtatgggaaaagggaaagttATAGAAGAAAAAGTTGTCg AGAACATAAACAAAGGGATAGGAGACGCCGAGGAGACGGTCCATAGGGTCGAGGAGCGAGTGGAAACGGAAATACGGAATCATACAAATTCACGTACATGCACTATTCTGTGA
- the LOC116765945 gene encoding eukaryotic translation initiation factor 4E-1A-like isoform X2, whose protein sequence is MESNDTKEQSGVLEHIKHPLEDTWCIWLCTNNNSDWGKNLVNLASFDTVEDWWCLYHHMKLPSELEVGQDYAIFKKGISPTWEDEANTNGGRWIFSFGRNVSDLDSKWLLTVLILIGATLTEKAAVCGAVVNFRKDKIKIGIWITDASKKAKILSIGNQMKFKMSFKKSINFHKHNEPINMYFI, encoded by the exons ATG GAAAGCAATGACACCAAAGAACAGAGTGGGGTGTTGGAACACATAAAACATCCGTTGGAAGACACATGGTGTATTTGGTTATGCACTAACAATAACAGTGATTGGGGGAAAAACCTTGTGAATCTGGCCAGCTTCGACACCGTAGAAGACTGGTGGtg TCTGTATCATCACATGAAGCTGCCTTCTGAGTTGGAGGTTGGCCAAGATTATGCAATATTTAAGAAAGGCATCAGTCCGACTTGGGAAGACGAGGCTAATACAAACGGAGGCAGATGGATTTTTAGTTTCGGGAGAAATGTATCAGACCTTGACTCCAAGTGGCTTCTTACG gttttaattttaataggagCAACACTCACTGAGAAAGCAGCAGTATGTGGCGCAGTAGTAAATTTCcgtaaagataaaattaaaattg GTATTTGGATCACCGACGCAtcaaaaaaagcaaaaattttatcaattggaaatcaaatgaaatttaaaatgagttTCAAGAAGTCGATTAATTTTCACAAACACAATGAACCAATTAACATGTActtcatttga
- the LOC116765945 gene encoding eukaryotic translation initiation factor 4E-1A-like isoform X1, whose translation MTDVKIHTKESNDTKEQSGVLEHIKHPLEDTWCIWLCTNNNSDWGKNLVNLASFDTVEDWWCLYHHMKLPSELEVGQDYAIFKKGISPTWEDEANTNGGRWIFSFGRNVSDLDSKWLLTVLILIGATLTEKAAVCGAVVNFRKDKIKIGIWITDASKKAKILSIGNQMKFKMSFKKSINFHKHNEPINMYFI comes from the exons GAAAGCAATGACACCAAAGAACAGAGTGGGGTGTTGGAACACATAAAACATCCGTTGGAAGACACATGGTGTATTTGGTTATGCACTAACAATAACAGTGATTGGGGGAAAAACCTTGTGAATCTGGCCAGCTTCGACACCGTAGAAGACTGGTGGtg TCTGTATCATCACATGAAGCTGCCTTCTGAGTTGGAGGTTGGCCAAGATTATGCAATATTTAAGAAAGGCATCAGTCCGACTTGGGAAGACGAGGCTAATACAAACGGAGGCAGATGGATTTTTAGTTTCGGGAGAAATGTATCAGACCTTGACTCCAAGTGGCTTCTTACG gttttaattttaataggagCAACACTCACTGAGAAAGCAGCAGTATGTGGCGCAGTAGTAAATTTCcgtaaagataaaattaaaattg GTATTTGGATCACCGACGCAtcaaaaaaagcaaaaattttatcaattggaaatcaaatgaaatttaaaatgagttTCAAGAAGTCGATTAATTTTCACAAACACAATGAACCAATTAACATGTActtcatttga